One Spea bombifrons isolate aSpeBom1 chromosome 1, aSpeBom1.2.pri, whole genome shotgun sequence DNA window includes the following coding sequences:
- the MMAA gene encoding methylmalonic aciduria type A protein, mitochondrial: protein MQGFARLSLRTLSPLGFNGFPSRAMVVSALRPTAVNGNRAPKTPFCSILSRRNLCSGAVAQIDPESLTEKEQRILGKIYNGLICGHRACLAEAITLIESTHHRKRELAQVLLQKVLSHHREKERLNNGKPLAFRVGLSGPPGAGKSTFIEYFGKMLTEQGHKVAVLAVDPSSSSSGGSLLGDKTRMTELSRDMNAYIRPSPTRGTLGGVTRTTNEAILLCEAGGYNIVLVETVGVGQSEFAVADMVDMFVLLLPPAGGDELQGIKRGIVEMADLVAVTKADGDLLIPARKIQTEYVSALKLLRKRSKSWKPQVVRISAKSGEGIPELWGKMSDFQSTMLTSGELISRRMSQQRVWMWNLIQENVLLHFRNHHAVKNQIPLLEEKVHNGVLSPGLAADMLLRAFSGGS, encoded by the exons ATGCAGGGATTTGCTCGACTTTCTCTTAGGACGTTGTCACCGCTGGGCTTTAATGGGTTTCCTAGTAGAGCAATGGTGGTGTCAGCCCTGAGGCCTACTGCCGTAAATGGAAACCGCGCACCCAAAACACCCTTTTGCAGCATTTTATCCAGGAGGAATCTGTGTAGTGGGGCGGTGGCACAAATAGACCCGGAATCTCTAACAGAAAAGGAACAGAGAATACTGGGGAAGATTTACAACGGCCTAATATGTGGGCACAGAGCTTGTCTGGCAGAAGCCATCACACTGATAGAGTCTACACACCACAGGAAGAGAGAGCTCGCTCAGGTGCTGCTTCAGAAGGTACTATCTCACCACCGAGAAAAGGAGCGCTTAAATAATGGAAAACCTCTAGCATTTAGAGTGG GTCTGTCAGGCCCTCCTGGTGCTGGAAAGTCTACGTTTAttgaatattttggaaaaatgcTTACAGAGCAGGGTCACAAAGTGGCGGTGTTAGCTGTTGACCCATCCTCCAGTAGCAGTGGTG GGTCTCTTCTGGGAGATAAAACTCGAATGACAGAACTTTCGAGAGACATGAATGCTTATATTAGACCGTCTCCTACTCGAGGGACATTAGGCGGTGTCACCCGAACCACCAACGAAGCCATTTTGCTCTGTGAAGCTGGTGGATACAATATTGTTCTTGTGGAAACCGTAG GTGTGGGGCAGTCGGAATTTGCTGTGGCCGACATGGTtgatatgtttgttttgttgctgCCACCTGCAGGTGGAGATGAGCTACAG GGTATCAAGCGGGGTATAGTTGAGATGGCTGACCTTGTTGCTGTAACCAAGGCTGATGGAGATTTGCTTATTCCTGCCCGAAAGATTCAAACCGAATATGTTAGTGCATTAAAGTTACTCCGAAAACGTTCCAAAAGCTGGAAGCCACAG GTTGTCCGCATCTCGGCTAAAAGCGGCGAGGGTATACCAGAGCTTTGGGGAAAGATGAGCGATTTCCAGAGCACCATGCTGACCAGCGGGGAGCTGATTAGCAGGCGGATGAGTCAGCAGAGAGTGTGGATGTGGAACCTGATCCAAGAAAACGTACTCCTGCATTTCAGGAACCACCATGCGGTTAAAAATCAGATCCCGCTTCTGGAAGAGAAAGTCCATAATGGGGTTTTGTCCCCAGGACTTGCAGCAGACATGTTGCTGAGGGCTTTCTCAGGTGGCAGCTAA